The sequence CGCCTGACGGGGTGTCAAGCCGTTTCCGCCATGGCACTTGAAGTGAGTCTCATGACATTTGCACAGGGCCCTCTCGTCTGGGCGCTGGTTGTCGTAGCCCTGGTCGCCGTGGGTGCCGTTCTGCGTGCTCGCGCGATCAACGTCAAGCTCCGCAGGAACCACGCCGAGCTGCGTCAGGAGCGCGACGCCCTCGTCCTCCAGCGAGACGAACTCCACGTCGTCCACAACACGCTGCTCCAGCGTCAGTCCGCCGAACTCGCGGAGGTCCGCAAGGACGCCGAGGAGGAGACCAAGGCGGTCCTCAAGGCAGCCGTCCGTACCCTCCAGGGCCTCGCCGACGAGCAGCAGGTCGTGATCGAGAAGGCTCAGCGCAAGTACGGCGACGACCCCGGGATCCTCGCCGACCTGATGGCCGTGGACCACGCCAACAGCCAGTTCGGCCGGCGCGCCCAGGGCATCGCCGTGCTCTGCGGCGGCTGGCTCGGCCGGCGCGAGACCGTGGCCTCCGTCTTCGACGTGGCCCGCAGCGCCCAGGGCCGTATCCGGCACTTCGACCGGGTCCGGGTCAACGGCCAGGTGAACTTCTCCGTCGTGAGCCGCGCGGTCGAGCCGGTCGCCGTGGTCCTCGCCGAGCTGCTCGCCAACGCCACGAACTACTCCGCCCCCGGCACCCCGGTCGAGATCAACATCCAGGCCGTGCCGACGGGTGTCTGCCTCATCGTCGACGACGCTGGTCTCGGCATGGGCCAGGAGGAGAAGGACCGCGCCGCGGCCCTCCTCTCGCCCCAGGCCGCGATCAGTGTCTCCAGCCTCGGTATTCCGCCGCAGTTCGGGTTCGCCGTCTCCGGGATGCTCGCCGCCCGCTACGGCTTCCGGGTCTCGGTGGACTCCGTTTCCCCCTATGGAGGCGTACGCGCGGTGGTCCTCATCCCCGACGAACTGCTCACCACCGAGGCGCCGCCCGCCGCCGCCCCGGCCGAGACGCCCGAGGCGGCGTTCACCCCGGCGCCGCAGGGCCGGCAGCCGGACCAGTGGCAGGCCCGGGCGCAGTCCCCGGACCGGTCCCAGGCGCCGGGCCCGGCCCCGCGCCCACCCCGCTCTTCCCGCCCACCCCCCGGCCGGACACCGCCACCCAGCCGCTCACCCAGGTCACCACCACCGCCGGCGGGCTGCCGAAGCGTCGTCGCAAGAGCCCGGTCTCCGCGGTTCCGTCGGCCGAACCGGCGCCCGTGCGCAGCAACGAGGAGACCGCGTCACGGCTCGGCGCGTTCCAGCGCGGCACCCGGTCGGGACGCGACACGACGACGACGGAAGGACCCGAGTTCCAGTGAACCCCGATCTGTCCTGGGTGCTCAACGACCTGCTCCAGGTACCCGGCGCCCGGCACGCGATCCTGGTGTCCGCCGACGGCCTGCTGCTCGCCAACTCCAGCGAGATCGGCCGGGACGACGCGGAGACCGTCGCCGCGGCCATGAGCTCCATGCAGTCCCTCAGCCGGGCCGTCGCCCCCTTCATCGGGACCCGCGACCCGGGCAGGTGGCGGCAGACGCTCCTGGAGTACGAGGACGGCTGGATCTTCCTGATCGCCGCGGGCAGCGGCGCCTACCTCGCCGCCACCGCCGCCGCCGACGTGGACATGGAAGCGATGTCCTTCCGGATGCAGCAGCAGGTCACCGCCCTGGGCAAGGCGATGACCACGCCGCCCCGCCGAACCGCGGACAGCGAGATATGACGGCGCCGGGCGAGGAGCAGCAGGTCAGCAGCGGGTTCGTCCGGTCCTATGTCATCACCGGCGGGCGGGGGCTGCCGGACGCGGAGGATCTCTCCCTCGTCACGCTCGTCACGCTGGCTCCCGACCGTCAGCCGCCGCCGAACCCGAGCCCCGAGGTCAAGGCGATCTGGGAGCTGTGCTCCGGCGGCTACCTCTCGGTGGCCGAGGTCGCCGGGCACCTGGGCCTGCCGGTCGGCGTGGCCCGTCTCCTGCTCCAGGATTTACACCAGCAGGGACACCTGCTGCGCCGGAAGGCGCCGCCCCCGGCCCAGCTCGTCGACAGGAAGATCCTCGAAGAGGTGTTGCATGGACTCCAAGTCCGGTTCGGCTGAGAGCATCTATGTGCCGGAAGCTGTCCAGCGCGCGGCGAAGATCCTCGTCGTCGGGCACTTCGCGGTGGGCAAGACGACGCTGATCGGTACCCTGTCCGAGATCACGCCGCTGCGCACCGAGGAGCGGATGACCCAGGCCGCCGCCCAGGTCGACGATCTGCGCGGGGCGCCCGACAAGACGACGACGACGGTCGCCCTGGACTTCGGGCGGCTCACCCTCAGCGACGAACTGGTGCTCTACCTGTTCGGTACGCCGGGGCAGCAGCGGTTCGTGGAGCTGTGGGAGGACATGGCGCGCGGTTCGCTGGGCGCGCTGCTCCTGGTCGACCCGGCGCGGCTCGCCGACACGTTCCCCGTCATCGACCTCGTCGAGACGTACGGGCTGGAGTACGCGGTCGCCGTCAACAGCTTCGACCCGTACTCCCGGCACGCGGAGGACGAACTGCGCGAGGCGCTCGACCTGCTGCCGGACACCCCGGTCGTCTTCTGCGACGCCCGGGACCAGAAGTCGTCCGCGCAGGCCCTGATCACCCTGGTCCGCCACCTGCTGGCGCACGCGAACTGACGCGCGCACGGCCCGACGCGCACACGCGCGACGTAGACGTATACGAAGCCGGGGCCCCGACGGCCCCGCGATCACACCGAGGAAGCCGCCATGGATCCGCAGCCGGGAGCCACCCCGTACAGCGCCCCCGCCGGGTGCCCCATGCACCAGCAGCAGACGTCGCTGTACGGACCGGAGTTCGCCGCCGATCCGCACCGCTTCTACGAGGCGGCGCGGGCGCACGGCCCCGCCGCGCCCATCGAGCTGGCCCCCGGGGTGGAAGCCACCCTGATCGTGCAGCACGAGGCGGCGCTGCGGGTGCTCCAGAACCCGGCGCTGTTCGCGCGGGACTCGCGGCGCTGGGCCGCCCTGCGCGAGGGCGCGGTGCCGATGGACAGCCCGGTGCTGCCGATGATGATCTACCGGCCCAACTGCCTGTTCACCGACGGCGCGGAGCACCTGCGGCTGCGCAAGGCGGTCACCGAGTCGCTGGCCCGGCTCAACAGCAGCCGGCTGAGCCGGGACGTCGAGCGGATCGCCGACTACCTGATCGACCAGTTCATCGAGCGCGGCACCGCAGACCTGCTCAACGAGTACGCCAAGCTGCTGCCGCTCCTGCTGTTCAACCAGCTCTTCGGCTGCCCCGGCGACATCGGCGACCGGCTGACCCGCTCGATGTCCGCGATCTTCGACGGCGAGGACGTGCTGCGCGCCAACGCCGAGCTGACCGAGTGCCTGATGGAGCTGGTCTCGATCAAGCGCCGCCAGCCCGGTGACGACATCACCTCCTGGCTCATCCAGCACCCCGCGGGGCTGCGGGACGAGGAGCTGAAGGACCAGTTGGTGATGCTGATGGGCGCGGGCGTGGAGCCGGAGCGCAACCTCATCGCCAACGCGCTGCTGCTGATGCTCGACGGGGAGCAGCCGGGCGCCGCCGAGCGGCGCGGTTCCGGGATGCTCGTCGAGGACGCGCTGGACGACGTCCTGTGGAACAACCCGCCGATCGCGAACTACGCCACGCACTACCCGGTCCGGGACATCGAGCTGGACGGGGTGACGCTGAAGGCCCAGACGCCCGTGCTGATCAGCTTCGCCGCCGCGAACAGCGACCCGGGCCTCACCGACGCCCGCCAGACCCTCAGCAAGGGCGCCCATCTGGCCTGGGGCGCGGGCCCGCACGTGTGCCCGGCCAAGTCGCCCGCGACGCTGATCGCGCTGACCGCGATCGAGAAGATCCTCAACACCGTGCCGGACCTCTCGCTGGCCGTGCCCGCCTCGGGGGTGGCCTGGCGTCCGGGCCCGTTCCACCGGGCGCTGGTCGCCCTGCCCGTACGGTTCACGCCGACGGCCGCGCGGCGTGCGACGGCCGGCGCACAGCCGCCCGCCCCGACCTCGGCCCAGTTGCCCGACCCGTTCCGGAACGCCCCCTCGGCAGCCCCGGTGACACCCCGTCACGCGCCGGAGCCGGCCAAGAAGCACAAGGGCTGGTGGAGTTCGTTCCTCGACGTGTTTCGCGTATGACTCACGATCCGACAATTCGCCCGCGAGAACCGGCATTTGTCACGATTGCATGTGACGGGGGCAACCGAGATCGACGCTTGGTGCAGATATCCGGAGGGGCAGGTTCAGGGCGGTAACCACGGGACAGCCCTTAGGTCAAGGAACTCTGCGTGAGCATCACTGGTGGTACAAGCAGGACCCGGACGGCCGACGCGCGGTCATCGGTCTGCTCCGCAGACTCAATTCACCGGAAGGGCAGGCCGAACCGTACGGAATACTCGCGGAGCTGCGGGCGATGGGTGACGTCGTGCGCGCTCCGTGGAACGGCTATTTCGTCACCGGATTCGACACCTGCAGCACCGTGCTGCGGGGCCGCAACTGGCTCGCCCCGGACCTCGCCTGGCAGGAGAGACAGGACGACGCCAGGCAGTGGGACGCGATCGCGACCCGGGAGATGACCACCACCCTGGCCCGGCTTCCTGACCTCGAACGACCGCTCCGCGACGGTACGCGCCCGGCGCGAGGGCGCCGTCCTGCACGTGGAGCTGAACGCGCCCGCGAGCGGGAACGCGGTGACCGAGGCGATGCTCGACGAGCTGCTGGACGTCGTCGTCGCCCCGGACCCGGAGGTGCGGGTGCTGGTGCTCGGCGCGGCGGGGGACGATTTCTGCCTGGGCGGGGACCGCACCGAGTTCGGCCAGTGGCTGGAGGAGGACCCGACGGGCCGGGGCATCCGGGTCGCCGGGGAGAAGGCCCGCCGGGTCTGCGAGGCGCTCTCCGGCGGCCGACTGGTGACCATCGCCCGGGTGCGGGGCAGG is a genomic window of Streptomyces sp. YPW6 containing:
- a CDS encoding ATP/GTP-binding protein — encoded protein: MDSKSGSAESIYVPEAVQRAAKILVVGHFAVGKTTLIGTLSEITPLRTEERMTQAAAQVDDLRGAPDKTTTTVALDFGRLTLSDELVLYLFGTPGQQRFVELWEDMARGSLGALLLVDPARLADTFPVIDLVETYGLEYAVAVNSFDPYSRHAEDELREALDLLPDTPVVFCDARDQKSSAQALITLVRHLLAHAN
- a CDS encoding cytochrome P450, translating into MDPQPGATPYSAPAGCPMHQQQTSLYGPEFAADPHRFYEAARAHGPAAPIELAPGVEATLIVQHEAALRVLQNPALFARDSRRWAALREGAVPMDSPVLPMMIYRPNCLFTDGAEHLRLRKAVTESLARLNSSRLSRDVERIADYLIDQFIERGTADLLNEYAKLLPLLLFNQLFGCPGDIGDRLTRSMSAIFDGEDVLRANAELTECLMELVSIKRRQPGDDITSWLIQHPAGLRDEELKDQLVMLMGAGVEPERNLIANALLLMLDGEQPGAAERRGSGMLVEDALDDVLWNNPPIANYATHYPVRDIELDGVTLKAQTPVLISFAAANSDPGLTDARQTLSKGAHLAWGAGPHVCPAKSPATLIALTAIEKILNTVPDLSLAVPASGVAWRPGPFHRALVALPVRFTPTAARRATAGAQPPAPTSAQLPDPFRNAPSAAPVTPRHAPEPAKKHKGWWSSFLDVFRV
- a CDS encoding DUF742 domain-containing protein; amino-acid sequence: MTAPGEEQQVSSGFVRSYVITGGRGLPDAEDLSLVTLVTLAPDRQPPPNPSPEVKAIWELCSGGYLSVAEVAGHLGLPVGVARLLLQDLHQQGHLLRRKAPPPAQLVDRKILEEVLHGLQVRFG
- a CDS encoding roadblock/LC7 domain-containing protein, whose translation is MNPDLSWVLNDLLQVPGARHAILVSADGLLLANSSEIGRDDAETVAAAMSSMQSLSRAVAPFIGTRDPGRWRQTLLEYEDGWIFLIAAGSGAYLAATAAADVDMEAMSFRMQQQVTALGKAMTTPPRRTADSEI